From a region of the Marinilabiliales bacterium genome:
- the ruvA gene encoding Holliday junction branch migration protein RuvA, which translates to MYEYITGTFHELAPAHLVVDSAGTGFFVNISLNTFSALSGKESGKIFLHQVVREDALLLFGFADKDERELFRQLITVSGIGANTARVMLSSLSPADIRKAIASGNVEALKGVKGIGVKSAQRIIVDLRDKLSKTDGGTEIFAGADNTIREESLSALIMLGFSRNAVEKVISQLLNDGEVKTAEDLVKRALKKL; encoded by the coding sequence ATGTATGAATACATAACCGGAACCTTTCATGAACTGGCCCCTGCCCACCTTGTTGTAGACAGTGCAGGTACGGGATTTTTTGTTAATATATCGCTCAATACTTTCTCTGCACTTTCGGGTAAGGAGAGCGGTAAAATATTTCTGCACCAGGTGGTAAGAGAAGATGCATTGCTCCTGTTTGGGTTTGCCGACAAGGACGAGCGGGAACTGTTCAGGCAACTGATAACCGTTTCGGGAATAGGCGCAAATACTGCCAGGGTAATGCTTTCGTCGCTGTCGCCTGCCGACATAAGGAAGGCCATAGCATCTGGTAATGTTGAAGCGCTTAAGGGTGTAAAAGGGATAGGGGTGAAGTCGGCACAACGCATTATTGTTGATCTCAGGGATAAGCTGAGCAAAACGGATGGCGGTACAGAAATATTTGCGGGGGCAGACAATACCATCAGGGAAGAATCGTTATCTGCTTTAATAATGCTGGGGTTTTCCCGTAATGCGGTTGAAAAGGTGATCAGCCAGCTTCTGAATGACGGTGAGGTGAAAACTGCCGAGGATCTGGTAAAGAGGGCTTTGAAAAAACTTTAG
- a CDS encoding NADP-specific glutamate dehydrogenase encodes MNVDKLMIDLEKKHPGETEYLQAVREVLESIEEVYNQNPQFESAAIIERLVEPDRVLTFKVPWMDDQGQAHVNTGYRIQFNNAIGPYKGGLRFHPSVNLSILKFLGFEQVFKNSLTTLPMGGAKGGSDFNPKGKSNSEIMRFCQAYMLELWKIIGPDTDIPAGDIGVGGKEIGYMYGMYKKLSSEHTGVLTGKGRNWGGSLIRPEATGFGTVYFAEEMLKTKGESFKGKIVTVSGFGNVSWGAIIKATQLGARVVTISGPDGYIYDPDGITGEKIDYLLELRASNQDIAKPYSFEFPNAQFHEGKRPWEVKCDIALPCATQNELDEEDARNLVQNGCMCVSEGANMPSTPGAIELFLENRILYGPGKAANAGGVSTSGLEQTQNAMKLSWTSEEVEEKLHLIMKNIHESCARYGAEPDGYINYMKGANIAGFMKVANAMLDQGVI; translated from the coding sequence ATGAATGTAGACAAACTAATGATCGATCTGGAGAAAAAACATCCCGGCGAAACAGAGTATCTCCAGGCGGTAAGGGAAGTTCTGGAATCGATCGAGGAAGTGTACAACCAGAATCCGCAGTTTGAATCAGCAGCAATCATCGAACGTCTTGTCGAACCTGACAGGGTGCTGACATTCAAGGTGCCCTGGATGGATGACCAGGGGCAGGCCCATGTCAACACCGGATACAGGATACAGTTCAACAACGCCATCGGACCCTATAAGGGGGGGCTTCGTTTTCACCCCAGCGTAAACCTTAGTATACTGAAGTTCCTGGGATTTGAGCAGGTATTCAAGAATTCGCTTACAACACTGCCCATGGGAGGCGCCAAGGGGGGCTCGGACTTTAACCCGAAAGGAAAATCGAATTCCGAGATAATGCGCTTCTGCCAGGCATATATGCTTGAGCTGTGGAAGATCATAGGGCCCGACACGGATATTCCGGCGGGTGATATAGGTGTTGGAGGCAAAGAGATAGGATACATGTACGGAATGTACAAGAAACTTTCATCCGAGCATACAGGTGTACTTACGGGCAAGGGGAGAAACTGGGGAGGCAGTCTCATCAGGCCGGAAGCCACCGGGTTCGGGACCGTCTATTTTGCCGAGGAGATGTTGAAGACCAAAGGAGAATCATTCAAGGGCAAGATTGTTACTGTTTCCGGATTCGGGAACGTGTCATGGGGAGCCATTATCAAGGCCACACAACTTGGCGCAAGAGTTGTTACCATATCGGGCCCTGACGGCTATATATACGACCCTGACGGAATAACCGGCGAAAAGATCGACTACCTTCTCGAACTCAGGGCTTCTAACCAGGATATAGCGAAACCATACTCTTTCGAGTTCCCGAATGCCCAATTCCACGAGGGCAAAAGACCATGGGAGGTCAAATGTGACATAGCCCTTCCCTGTGCAACCCAGAACGAACTTGACGAAGAAGATGCCAGAAACCTGGTTCAGAACGGCTGCATGTGTGTTTCTGAAGGAGCAAACATGCCCTCCACACCCGGTGCGATAGAACTGTTCCTGGAGAACAGGATCCTGTACGGCCCCGGCAAGGCTGCCAACGCCGGCGGTGTTTCGACAAGCGGACTGGAACAGACGCAAAATGCCATGAAGCTGAGCTGGACATCAGAAGAGGTTGAGGAGAAACTGCACCTGATCATGAAAAACATTCATGAATCATGCGCAAGATACGGGGCTGAACCTGACGGATATATAAACTATATGAAAGGGGCAAATATAGCCGGTTTCATGAAAGTTGCCAATGCCATGCTCGATCAGGGGGTTATCTGA
- a CDS encoding proline dehydrogenase, with protein MQILQNTEIAFKIKTDSELRKAEIMFRMMSSPLAVNIMGMLAKLALGLRIPLRWIVKPTVFSLFCGGESLDEAKKVVEKLSEHNVLSVTDFAAENRRSEDEINQVITEIVAATDYAGTSEAVPFSVFKPTALAPPGVLEETCTFTGRQATDLLAAGKFRENIRILCEAAHKRSVPVMIDAEECQYQQLIDDICEEMMEIYNKEKAVVFNTLQMYRHDRHGFLKEAVARARKKRYFAGYKLVRGAYMDQERERAKKLGYPSPIHPDKESTDKAFDDAVTTCLENLDMTSLFVGTHNEESLLRLMEQMKDMGIPKDDPRICVSQLYGMSDHISFNMAAHQYNVAKYLPYGPIKYLIPYLIRRAEENRSVTGQSGRELHYIRIERKRRKKISKT; from the coding sequence ATGCAAATTCTTCAAAATACCGAAATAGCCTTTAAAATAAAAACAGACTCTGAACTCAGGAAGGCTGAAATTATGTTCAGGATGATGTCATCTCCGTTGGCAGTCAATATAATGGGAATGCTGGCAAAGCTTGCCCTTGGCTTGAGAATTCCGCTCAGATGGATCGTAAAACCTACGGTATTCAGTCTCTTCTGCGGCGGGGAATCACTTGATGAAGCGAAAAAAGTGGTGGAAAAGCTGTCAGAACACAATGTTCTGTCCGTAACCGATTTCGCCGCCGAAAACCGCAGATCCGAGGATGAGATCAACCAGGTGATAACCGAAATAGTTGCTGCAACCGACTATGCGGGAACTTCTGAGGCTGTTCCGTTCTCTGTCTTCAAGCCCACTGCACTGGCACCCCCGGGTGTTCTTGAGGAGACATGCACATTCACAGGCAGGCAGGCAACTGACCTGCTGGCAGCAGGAAAATTCAGGGAAAACATAAGAATCCTTTGCGAAGCAGCTCACAAAAGAAGTGTGCCTGTTATGATCGACGCCGAAGAGTGTCAATACCAGCAGCTGATCGACGACATCTGTGAGGAGATGATGGAGATATACAATAAAGAGAAAGCTGTCGTTTTCAATACTCTTCAGATGTACAGGCACGACAGGCACGGTTTCCTGAAAGAAGCTGTCGCCAGGGCCAGGAAAAAGCGATACTTCGCCGGGTACAAGCTTGTCAGGGGGGCTTACATGGATCAGGAGCGCGAACGAGCAAAAAAATTGGGTTATCCCTCTCCCATCCATCCCGACAAGGAGAGTACCGACAAGGCATTTGACGATGCGGTAACCACCTGCCTGGAAAACCTTGATATGACAAGCCTGTTTGTTGGCACACACAATGAGGAAAGCCTGTTGCGGCTTATGGAACAGATGAAGGACATGGGGATCCCCAAAGATGATCCCCGCATATGTGTGAGCCAGCTCTACGGGATGAGCGATCATATCAGCTTCAATATGGCGGCACACCAATACAATGTGGCAAAGTACCTGCCTTACGGACCAATAAAATACCTGATCCCTTACCTGATCAGGAGGGCCGAAGAGAACAGGTCGGTTACCGGGCAGTCGGGCAGGGAGCTGCATTATATCAGAATTGAGAGAAAAAGAAGAAAAAAGATATCCAAAACCTGA